In Anopheles gambiae chromosome 2, idAnoGambNW_F1_1, whole genome shotgun sequence, a single window of DNA contains:
- the LOC1281093 gene encoding F-BAR domain only protein 2 isoform X11, with protein sequence MTVDFNDYFWGEKNNGYEVLYQNMKYGLSATKELAEYFRERSNLEEYNSKLLTKLANKAGSSGGGTFSPLWIILKSTTERLSELHAQKVQKLTELVKNVTKYAEDLHKKHKSVKEEESGTQDAVQAMKESTAAVAKAKDTHNARLQEVEKARKDNSAKEIEKSEAKLRKHQDDYKALVEKHNIIKQEFEKKMTITCRRFQEMEEAHLKQMKEFLSSYMDIVQNNFDLVGQVHSDLKRQFLELTVDKLLEQFVLNKYTGLEKPAVSGFLRSRREKAKSKKAKKKKDSTENSSAKDENILDGDSKGDTANADSATNLQTTSAISASNVAPTATPEVDEDGYSIQPRETTWDSATITEKSNNFYSSSDSDSEDEREEKKIHVEIKPLNNGAAPISASVDELRATVENLSLSPIGILTSQQQQQHHQQHQLHHQLHHQQQQAQPASQAHALHHQMSVGNASLLNNSNAATHLTSPNASNASTPTTVHPYAPLQSPTLSMSTSSNNRYADLGDIFSEVGDISISAPTSANLTKLTQRQIPTPTSAGGSSIAIPRPPSRRSEAAGKGAGEPCPFSGLDPGCNAVIFFSSTQSSVARDRVSPASQIARADSVGSLEFRSPSVGIGSSRGPSPLTIGMSDTIPLAVAFHEIIHAYFKGADESRCQVKMSGDMMISFPAGIVNVLTNNPNPAKLGFRIKNLQNLDNVLPNKQLITIDRLQSTSFSTTLEFNMPVLTATLRRQSEQNPNAPHINVDILKYQIKAKPGAASCPFQLVSYWKCEQRHTDIKIDYKYNCHAMAQPSPLLNVSISVPVDGGVKNVQSKPHSAWQGESNRLVWNFTDISQHSESGGVDTLRARLEVGTGPSTPAIISTQFNCEGTTLSGIEFELAGSGYRLSLVKRRFVSGKYICEGDGIRTVKTPTPPNVSGVMSPIPFGSSSSNSSKSANPSSGGTTG encoded by the exons GGCGAGAAGAACAACGGGTACGAGGTGCTGTACCAAAACATGAAGTATGGCCTATCGGCGACGAAAGAGCTAGCGGAGTACTTCCGCGAGCGCTCGAATCTGGAGGAGTACAATTCGAAGCTGCTGACAAAGCTGGCCAACAAGGCGGGCTCGAGCGGTGGCGGTACTTTTTCCCCGCTCTGGATCATACTCAAGTCAACCACCGAGCGTCTGTCGGAGCTGCACGCCCAGAAGGTGCAGAAGCTGACGGAGCTGGTCAAGAATGTCACCAAGTACGCGGAAGACCTGCACAAGAAGCATAAATCGGTGAAGGAGGAAGAGTCGGGCACGCAGGATGCGGTGCAG GCAATGAAGGAATCGACCGCGGCTGTCGCCAAGGCAAAGGATACCCACAATGCCCGGCTGCAGGAGGTGGAGAAGGCCCGGAAGGACAATTCGGCCAAGGAGATCGAAAAGTCGGAGGCAAAGCTACGCAAACACCAGGACGACTACAAGGCGCTGGTGGAGAAGCACAACATAATCAAGCAGGAGTTTGAGAAGAAAATGACAATAACGTGTAGG CGTTTTCAAGAGATGGAAGAAGCACATCTGAAACAAATGAAAGAGTTCCTCTCGTCGTACATGGACATAGTGCAGAACAATTTCGATTTAGTTGGCCAG GTCCATTCTGATTTGAAGCGTCAATTTCTAGAGTTAACCGTGGACAAGCTATTGGAACAGTTCGTGCTGAACAAGTACACCGGTCTGGAGAAACCAG CAGTTTCCGGGTTTCTGCGCAGCCGGCGCGAGAAGGCCAAATCAAAgaaagccaaaaagaagaaagattcCACGGAAAACTCCAGTGCCaaagatgaaaatattttgGACGG CGATAGCAAGGGCGATACGGCAAATGCGGACAGCGCCACGAATCTGCAAACCACTTCCGCGATCAGTGCTTCGAATGTAGCCCCCACGGCAACGCCCGAAGTGGATGAGGACGGTTACAGCATACAGCCGCGCGAAACCACCTGGGACAGTGCGACGATCACGGAAAAGAGCA ATAATTTCTACTCAAGCTCGGACAGTGACAGCGAGGATGAGCGTGAAGAGAAGAAAATCCACGTGGAAATTAAACCGCTTAACAATGGTGCCGCACCCATTTCGGCCAGTGTCGATGAGCTGCGGGCAACGGTGGAAAATCTTTCGCTATCACCAATCGGTATTCTAACATCG caacagcagcagcagcaccatcagcagcaccagctgcaccaccagctgcaccatcagcaacagcaggcacAGCCCGCCTCCCAGGCACACGCGCTGCACCACCAGATGTCGGTCGGGAATGCGTCGCTCCTGAACAATAGCAACGCCGCCACGCACCTCACCAGTCCGAATGCCTCGAATGCGTCCACGCCGACGACGGTACATCCGTACGCGCCGCTACAAAGCCCTACCCTGTCGATGTCAACCAGCTCGAA CAATCGGTATGCAGATCTGGGTGACATCTTTTCGGAGGTGGGTGACATTAGCATCTCGGCACCGACTTCCGCGAACCTAACGAAGCTTACCCAGCGACAAATTCCCACACCGACGTCAGCGGGCGGCAGCAGTATCGCTATACCGCGACCACCATCGCGAAGATCGGAAGCGGCTGGTAAGGGCGCTGGTGAACCCTGTCCTTTCAGTGGTTTAGACCCCGGCTGTAATGCTGtaattttcttctcttcaacTCAATCCTCAGTTGCACGTGATCGTGTCAGTCCGGCGTCACAGATTGCTCGTGCCGACAGTGTCGGCAGTTTGGAGTTCCGTAGTCCGAGCGTGGGTATCGGATCGTCCCGTGGTCCGTCCCCGCTAACGATCGGCATGTCCGATACGATTCCATTGGCTGTTGCATTCCACGAAATTATTCACGCCTATTTCAA AGGAGCCGACGAGTCCCGGTGTCAGGTGAAAATGTCGGGCGACATGATGATTTCGTTCCCGGCCGGCATTGTGAACGTGCTGACGAACAATCCGAACCCGGCCAAGCTGGGCTTCCGCATCAAGAATCTCCAGAACCTCGACAACGTGCTGCCGAACAAGCAGCTCATCACGATCGATCGGCTCCAGTCGACCAGCTTCAGCACGACGCTCGAGTTCAACATGCCAGTATTAACGGCGACCCTGCGGCGCCAGTCGGAGCAGAACCCGAACGCGCCGCACATCAACGTGGACATCCTGAAGTACCAGATCAAGGCCAAGCCGGGGGCGGCCTCCTGTCCGTTCCAGCTCGTGTCCTACTGGAAGTGCGAACAGCGGCACACGGACATTAAGATCGACTACAAGTATAACTGCCACGCGATGGCCCAGCCGTCCCCGCTGCTGAACGTTTCCATCTCGGTGCCGGTCGACGGCGGTGTGAAGAACGTCCAATCGAAACCTCATTCGGCTTG GCAAGGCGAATCGAACCGGCTGGTGTGGAACTTTACGGACATATCGCAGCACTCGGAGAGTGGCGGTGTTGATACGCTCCGTGCCCGGCTCGAGGTAGGCACGGGACCATCGACGCCGGCCATCATCTCGACCCAGTTCAACTGCGAAGGGACCACGCTGTCCGGCATTGAGTTTGAGCTGGCCGGCTCGGGATATCGGCTATCGCTTGTAAAGCGACGATTCGTATCAG GAAAGTACATCTGCGAAGGCGATGGCATACGGACGGTGAAAACACCTACGCCACCGAACGTGTCCGGCGTCATGTCACCGATTCcgttcggcagcagcagtagcaacagcagcaagtcGGCCAACCCCTCATCCGGTGGCACCACTGGATAG
- the LOC1281093 gene encoding F-BAR domain only protein 2 isoform X12 — protein sequence MTVDFNDYFWGEKNNGYEVLYQNMKYGLSATKELAEYFRERSNLEEYNSKLLTKLANKAGSSGGGTFSPLWIILKSTTERLSELHAQKVQKLTELVKNVTKYAEDLHKKHKSVKEEESGTQDAVQAMKESTAAVAKAKDTHNARLQEVEKARKDNSAKEIEKSEAKLRKHQDDYKALVEKHNIIKQEFEKKMTITCRRFQEMEEAHLKQMKEFLSSYMDIVQNNFDLVGQVHSDLKRQFLELTVDKLLEQFVLNKYTGLEKPVSGFLRSRREKAKSKKAKKKKDSTENSSAKDENILDGDSKGDTANADSATNLQTTSAISASNVAPTATPEVDEDGYSIQPRETTWDSATITEKSNNFYSSSDSDSEDEREEKKIHVEIKPLNNGAAPISASVDELRATVENLSLSPIGILTSQQQQQHHQQHQLHHQLHHQQQQAQPASQAHALHHQMSVGNASLLNNSNAATHLTSPNASNASTPTTVHPYAPLQSPTLSMSTSSNNRYADLGDIFSEVGDISISAPTSANLTKLTQRQIPTPTSAGGSSIAIPRPPSRRSEAAGKGAGEPCPFSGLDPGCNAVIFFSSTQSSVARDRVSPASQIARADSVGSLEFRSPSVGIGSSRGPSPLTIGMSDTIPLAVAFHEIIHAYFKGADESRCQVKMSGDMMISFPAGIVNVLTNNPNPAKLGFRIKNLQNLDNVLPNKQLITIDRLQSTSFSTTLEFNMPVLTATLRRQSEQNPNAPHINVDILKYQIKAKPGAASCPFQLVSYWKCEQRHTDIKIDYKYNCHAMAQPSPLLNVSISVPVDGGVKNVQSKPHSAWQGESNRLVWNFTDISQHSESGGVDTLRARLEVGTGPSTPAIISTQFNCEGTTLSGIEFELAGSGYRLSLVKRRFVSGKYICEGDGIRTVKTPTPPNVSGVMSPIPFGSSSSNSSKSANPSSGGTTG from the exons GGCGAGAAGAACAACGGGTACGAGGTGCTGTACCAAAACATGAAGTATGGCCTATCGGCGACGAAAGAGCTAGCGGAGTACTTCCGCGAGCGCTCGAATCTGGAGGAGTACAATTCGAAGCTGCTGACAAAGCTGGCCAACAAGGCGGGCTCGAGCGGTGGCGGTACTTTTTCCCCGCTCTGGATCATACTCAAGTCAACCACCGAGCGTCTGTCGGAGCTGCACGCCCAGAAGGTGCAGAAGCTGACGGAGCTGGTCAAGAATGTCACCAAGTACGCGGAAGACCTGCACAAGAAGCATAAATCGGTGAAGGAGGAAGAGTCGGGCACGCAGGATGCGGTGCAG GCAATGAAGGAATCGACCGCGGCTGTCGCCAAGGCAAAGGATACCCACAATGCCCGGCTGCAGGAGGTGGAGAAGGCCCGGAAGGACAATTCGGCCAAGGAGATCGAAAAGTCGGAGGCAAAGCTACGCAAACACCAGGACGACTACAAGGCGCTGGTGGAGAAGCACAACATAATCAAGCAGGAGTTTGAGAAGAAAATGACAATAACGTGTAGG CGTTTTCAAGAGATGGAAGAAGCACATCTGAAACAAATGAAAGAGTTCCTCTCGTCGTACATGGACATAGTGCAGAACAATTTCGATTTAGTTGGCCAG GTCCATTCTGATTTGAAGCGTCAATTTCTAGAGTTAACCGTGGACAAGCTATTGGAACAGTTCGTGCTGAACAAGTACACCGGTCTGGAGAAACCAG TTTCCGGGTTTCTGCGCAGCCGGCGCGAGAAGGCCAAATCAAAgaaagccaaaaagaagaaagattcCACGGAAAACTCCAGTGCCaaagatgaaaatattttgGACGG CGATAGCAAGGGCGATACGGCAAATGCGGACAGCGCCACGAATCTGCAAACCACTTCCGCGATCAGTGCTTCGAATGTAGCCCCCACGGCAACGCCCGAAGTGGATGAGGACGGTTACAGCATACAGCCGCGCGAAACCACCTGGGACAGTGCGACGATCACGGAAAAGAGCA ATAATTTCTACTCAAGCTCGGACAGTGACAGCGAGGATGAGCGTGAAGAGAAGAAAATCCACGTGGAAATTAAACCGCTTAACAATGGTGCCGCACCCATTTCGGCCAGTGTCGATGAGCTGCGGGCAACGGTGGAAAATCTTTCGCTATCACCAATCGGTATTCTAACATCG caacagcagcagcagcaccatcagcagcaccagctgcaccaccagctgcaccatcagcaacagcaggcacAGCCCGCCTCCCAGGCACACGCGCTGCACCACCAGATGTCGGTCGGGAATGCGTCGCTCCTGAACAATAGCAACGCCGCCACGCACCTCACCAGTCCGAATGCCTCGAATGCGTCCACGCCGACGACGGTACATCCGTACGCGCCGCTACAAAGCCCTACCCTGTCGATGTCAACCAGCTCGAA CAATCGGTATGCAGATCTGGGTGACATCTTTTCGGAGGTGGGTGACATTAGCATCTCGGCACCGACTTCCGCGAACCTAACGAAGCTTACCCAGCGACAAATTCCCACACCGACGTCAGCGGGCGGCAGCAGTATCGCTATACCGCGACCACCATCGCGAAGATCGGAAGCGGCTGGTAAGGGCGCTGGTGAACCCTGTCCTTTCAGTGGTTTAGACCCCGGCTGTAATGCTGtaattttcttctcttcaacTCAATCCTCAGTTGCACGTGATCGTGTCAGTCCGGCGTCACAGATTGCTCGTGCCGACAGTGTCGGCAGTTTGGAGTTCCGTAGTCCGAGCGTGGGTATCGGATCGTCCCGTGGTCCGTCCCCGCTAACGATCGGCATGTCCGATACGATTCCATTGGCTGTTGCATTCCACGAAATTATTCACGCCTATTTCAA AGGAGCCGACGAGTCCCGGTGTCAGGTGAAAATGTCGGGCGACATGATGATTTCGTTCCCGGCCGGCATTGTGAACGTGCTGACGAACAATCCGAACCCGGCCAAGCTGGGCTTCCGCATCAAGAATCTCCAGAACCTCGACAACGTGCTGCCGAACAAGCAGCTCATCACGATCGATCGGCTCCAGTCGACCAGCTTCAGCACGACGCTCGAGTTCAACATGCCAGTATTAACGGCGACCCTGCGGCGCCAGTCGGAGCAGAACCCGAACGCGCCGCACATCAACGTGGACATCCTGAAGTACCAGATCAAGGCCAAGCCGGGGGCGGCCTCCTGTCCGTTCCAGCTCGTGTCCTACTGGAAGTGCGAACAGCGGCACACGGACATTAAGATCGACTACAAGTATAACTGCCACGCGATGGCCCAGCCGTCCCCGCTGCTGAACGTTTCCATCTCGGTGCCGGTCGACGGCGGTGTGAAGAACGTCCAATCGAAACCTCATTCGGCTTG GCAAGGCGAATCGAACCGGCTGGTGTGGAACTTTACGGACATATCGCAGCACTCGGAGAGTGGCGGTGTTGATACGCTCCGTGCCCGGCTCGAGGTAGGCACGGGACCATCGACGCCGGCCATCATCTCGACCCAGTTCAACTGCGAAGGGACCACGCTGTCCGGCATTGAGTTTGAGCTGGCCGGCTCGGGATATCGGCTATCGCTTGTAAAGCGACGATTCGTATCAG GAAAGTACATCTGCGAAGGCGATGGCATACGGACGGTGAAAACACCTACGCCACCGAACGTGTCCGGCGTCATGTCACCGATTCcgttcggcagcagcagtagcaacagcagcaagtcGGCCAACCCCTCATCCGGTGGCACCACTGGATAG